The genomic region CCTGCTCAGAAGCCTGGAGCGCCGAGAAGTGGCAGAAGAAACACAGAAAGGGAGGAATGCCCTTACCTGCCCAAGATCTCCAGCAGCTCTGCAATCCCATTGTGATGCTCTGTTTCATAGATAAACCTgagaagaagggagggggagaggagaggagtcaTTGCCAAGCCCAGGACACAGCTCAGTAAGGAGAAACCTCCCCGAAAGAGATGACAGGATTCAGGGAGAGGACAGGATTGTCCGCGCCCGAGCATGGGCTACACAAGAGTGGGTAAGGGATCAGCCCAGGCTCCCAGATCAGCAGTGGGCTGCTTTGGGGCATGGCCGGGGGAAGAAAGCCCTACCATTCCCCACATCAGTCAGAGGCACTGCGCACTCCTGAATCCTCACTACCCTTGTAGCACAGGCAAGTACTAGCCCCATGTCCAGAGACATGACCTGACTTGCCCAGTCACTGGTGGGGCCGGGAACAGACAGAATGCTCCGGCTTTGCTTCCCCCAGGTCCTCCAAGCCCATGCCCAGCATCGCTGGGCCTGGCAGAACAGCTCACCTGTAAAATATGTTGTTGATCTGCCGCCTCACGTACGCTCGCAGACCCAGGAACTTCCCGTAAATCCGGTGTAAGATGGTCTTCAGGAAGTCTCGCTCTCTGGGATCTTCACTGTCGAACAAATCCAGCAGCTGTGGAAAGAGGGACTCAGTTAGTCCTGGGGGGCTGTCCCCTGGACATGGGCTGCCGACCACACAGGGGAAAGCGTCTGCTCATCAGTGTAAGCAGGTTCCAGTTTGGAGTGCACCCCTCTGCACGCAGTGCACACTAGTGCCTCCCCACAGTCAGCCACCTCCAGTGTCGCTAGCAGCTGCTCAGACTCCTGTAGCAGAGCAAAGGCTGTGTCAGTGCCGGCTCCTGAGTCTGCCTCTCCTCACGCAGCCCAGCTCTAGGGCAGCAAAACCCTTGCTGCTCTCCCAGTCCCTCAGGGACCTTCTTTGGAAGCAGCTTCTAGAGTGAGTTTCAATGGCAGAAACCAACGCAGGTTCCCCTAGCACTGAGGATCCCCAAGAACTCCTCCAGTGAGGTCATGGAGGAAGGTGGAGCTGCCCAGACACTGCCTAAGAACACGAGcgtccacactgggtcagaccaaaggtccatctagcccagtatcctgtcttccaacagtggccagtgccaggtgccccacagggaatgaacagaacagggaatcatcaagtgatccatcccctgtctcccattcccagcttctggcaaacagaggctagagacaccatccctgcccatagccactgatggacctatcctccgtgaatttatctaggtcttttttgaaccctgttatagtctttggccttcacaacatcctctggcaaagagttccacaggttgactgtgtgttgtgtgaagaaatacttcctttttgttgtcgttgttttaaacctgctgcctattaatttcatttggtgacccctagttcttgttatgagaaggagtaaataacacttccttatttactttctccacacccatcatggttttatagacctgtatcatatcccccccttagttgtctcttttccaagctgaaaagtcccagtcttgttaatctctcctcatatggcagctgttccacacccctaatcatttttgttgcccttctctgaactaaGCCTACTACTCATCCCCTCTGAGGAGGCCTTGGGGGCTGCTTGAGCAGTGATACACAGCGTGCCTGCTAAACACCCCTTCACAagggcatggggagggggaagctggaaCTACTTACTGACAAGATAAACTTCTGGTCAATGTATTTCTTGGCTATATTTGGCTGAAAGTCGGGCGACTCCAGGAACCGCAGGAAGAATtcatacaccagctgaggagagcAAGagggggctttttaaaaaaagaaaagcttcacTTAATTCTTCATGCTTTACACGCATCAACGATGTTCCTTTTCCCATCCGATTAGTAAAAGGCTAAAGATTTTGAACGGTGGCTTGTTACAGCAGGCGTCACCAGCGCTAATGTGCCAGGAAACAATTAACAGTTGAATGTTAACAGTGGAGAAGAGTTTTGTTAGCATCTGAtacctgagccccaccccctttACTAACACAACACACATCCCTAGGTAGGTTGCACCAATGGGTAATTACCCCACATGGTTATAAAATTGTATCTCATTTCCACTGTGAGtatttctcacttcagcttccagccactggctcgtcttctgcctttgtctgctagatcaaACAGCCCTCTGCTAACAGATACCATCTCTGTGCGTAGGTACTTGCAGAACCTGATCTGATCAAGTTATCTTAACCTTCTCTCCGAGCTCTGTTgctagactgattttttttttttttaattgcagcttCCACCACATCCCCTTTTCCTCAGACTACTACTCAGTTTGTGCTCTCACGTCTCTGCTGAAATGTTTGCTCCCCATCAGTTTTTGCTCATAATTATTTTTGCCGGTTAAAGTGTTAAGTAAATGGTCTGGGTGTCCAAGCACGGCTCTTATGGGGACCAAATAGGCCCCACCCACTGAGGAGGCTTgaggctcctggccagcaggggcAGCAGGCTTCATCCCAGGGGAGGAagccgcagcagcagcactggTTCCTCTTGCGGGAGCTGTCTCTCACTCTCCTGCGCtagagggaggggagcagaggcatggggcctctgagagagagaaaaaatgaagcagcaaagaatcctgtggcaccttatagactaacagacgttttgcagcatgagctttcgtgggtgaatacccacttcttcagatgtcagagtctaccctcacttgaaactggggggtttcaaagtgaggacccgcatgtcttgcatctgaagaagtgggtattcacccatgaaagctcatgctgcaaaacgtctgttagtctataaggtgccacaggattctttgctgcttctacagaaccagactaacacggctacccctctgatagaaaaAATGAAGGGGAGATTCCCAAGGGTCCTAACTTCAAAAATATAAGACCCTCTAAGCTGCTTAGAATGGCCATTGGTTCCCAGCCCACACCTGGGGCTAAGCTGCACTTGCTTCTGGAAGGCTGCAGAATCCAAGGCCTCATTTCCTGTGCTGACGCCCAAGGAAAGGGAGGGTAAAAGCATCCGCAGGGGGAGGATATTTGAAATCTGCACCTGGAAAGCTCAGTACCTTCCTTCCCACTCCTACCTCTTGGCGTCTGTCACCTGGCCAGGCCGCCCCTTGCAATCCATTCACCCACCATGACCTGGAAATGAGGCTGGCAGACTCTCTCTTAcctggaggtgtggccaggcagcttctAGTGTGGGTTCATCCTCCTCGGGGTCAAACTCTGCTCCGGTTGGATTGGATGAGGGGGGGAGGGTCCGGAAGAGGTTCACTGAAAACTGAAGTGAGAAGGCGGATGAGTGACCTTTCCGCACCTTCCCTTTGGCCCACGGACACTGACATTCTCGCTGATGCTCTTTATAACTGTTCCCAAACCCCTCTCACTCTGGAGGCCAAAGGGTTACAGCCGCCATGCTGACGTCAAACACCTCCAGTGCTGTCTGTGCTGCGGACAAACGCCTTTGGGGGCTCTATACCCCACCTATTCCCCCACCCTCCATGCACACACCCCAGTCATTCTCTGGATGGCTAACAAGGGTCCAAAGATGTCATGGTCATGTTCCTCCTGAGCAAGTTGTTCTTCCTCTCTCCAGCTGCCCCCATTTATGCCTCTCACTACGTCCAATTTCTAGGCATGCAGACAGAAGCCTCTTCCAGTCCTGACTGCCCGGGCACCTGCTGGGGAGCGATCACAGAAAACCGGCCTTAGTCCTGCTAGTCCTACCATGATGACAGCTTCAGGGTAGATGGCCTCGGTGACGACATCCCGGTTATGCGTGATGTACTCCACCATCTCATTGAGCCCAGCTCGCTTCACCTCCTTGAACTTCAAGTCACTGAGCGGGTCGGAGATGAAGTCGAAGAGAACACAGCATTGTCGCAGCTTCTGTATGAAGAGCTCTTCTCGTTCATGAGCAGGAGCATCTGGCAGGGACAGCAAAGCACATTTCACCTCTGTGCTAACAACTCCCAGGCAGAACATCTATCTACGGTACTTACACAGCCTCCACTACTGTAGTACCCAAGAGCCTCAGTGTGTGTATTGTATTTATCCCCAcgggaggcagggaagtgctgttatccccattatacagatggtgaactgaggcagacagacagactaaggctttgtctacactggaaagtgTTACAAGTTATACAGAtctagttacacacacacacgacactCTTATTCTGGTATACGAGTGGCTTCCCAAGCAACGTAATTTAAACTGAAAAGAGGCTCTCTTACATTgcaataagagtgtccacatgcgGGCTCTCATTTACCACAGTCTGTGCAGCTTTCACCtcctctcaggatatgtctatacAGCTATCAAGGGGCATGACTGCAACTCATGTAGACACACTGAGCTAGTTTTAAATCTAGCTAGCTGCGGGACTGCCACGGGCTAGCCCCATGACTAGCGACCAGGGTTCTGGCAGGCTTGGCCAGCCTATGCTGAAGCACGCACTGCCACGACTTCGCTGCTCTGGTCcccgagctagctagattaaagccagCTCAGTATGTCCACTCGAGCCACAATCATCCCCTGGGATTGCAACATAGACATGGCCTGTGATAGTGCCAGGTCACAGCATAAACTGAACTCGCCTCTTACTTGCGTCTGTGTTCTTCTCAGAACATGTGACTAGTGGCTGCGAGCGAGGCAGCAAGCAGGAAACAGAAGGCAGGTCCCTGCCCCCCAATAAGCAGAGAGATCTGGAGAGTACAACAGCCCGCTGCAGGGTGAGGGGTGCGCAAGAGATAGTCCCTGTGGTCTGGGTGGGATCTACACTGGGGTTCCCAGTTGAGAGGGAGCTGAGAAAGCAGGTGAGCCAGGCTGGGAAGCAGCTCTGGAGGAATAGCCAAGTAGAAGGTGGAGGCTGGCGTGAATGGCCCCTTTGCTGCACAGGGGCCCAGGTCTGGACCGCAGGGTAGAGGTAGGATCTAGACTCTCCCACTCCTCAGCTGCACCACCTTTGGAGGGGGAATGTAGATCACCCCACAGTCAAGGGGAGGAGCTCTGTAAACCCCTAGGAGCAAGGGAAAGTGCTCTAAACTCCTGGGAGAAGCCTGAGGCGCACACTGATGCTGaagagagggctgtggctggaccTGCTGGAGCCTATCCGGCTGGGAGAACACTCCCAGGgttccttctgcttcctctgaacAGGGAGGGCTCAGAGGGTTGCAGGGCTCAGCTACTGCCTATCACACCGACcagtactgtctcattgtttgctTGTACTTCCCATCTGTCTACACCCATTTGTCGTctctggtcctggggcaggggctgtcttttggttctgtgtttgtgcagcgcctagcacgggggggggggggggctaagcTACCCTATCACCAGAGGGGGAATGGGGCAGCACAAGGACACTGTGACACAGCTGCAGCCAGACAGCAATGGGCACTGCAGGTATGATGACACTATGGTGCTGCAGACATCAAGGCTAGCATGACTATTGCTGGGGTGTCTCCAAAGTGACCGCTGAACTGTGGCTGTTCTGCCTCAAGGAGGTTTCCAGTGAGCCAGGCAGACCTGAGACTTGGCAGATTTGGGGGTGCGTATGGCTATGTCCTTACCTTTGAGGGCAGGGAGCTTTTGCAGTTCCCTGTTTTTGCTCAGGTTGAAGCGGGAGGAGCTGTGCCGTCGCTCTTTCTTCACAATCTGGGGTCCTCCGGAGTACTTGATCTTATTCAGCTGGGTTGGCGGGGGGGTGCTGTTACTGGGGCGCTTATTGGAAGTCGGGggtggcggctgctgctgctgctggacctGATAGGGGAGAGCAAGAAGAGACTAGGACAACCCAGAGCCCCAGATCTCAGCTCCAGCAACCTGATCCACAAGCACGTGCTGGGCCTTAGTTTCACAGGCTGTTTACCAAGACTAGACACTGTCAGCCTCTTCTTGAGCTGAAGAAATCTAGCAGCTCGAATTACGGGGAAAAAAACAGGGAGGCCTAGACAATAACTCAGAGCAGGGTCCAGCAATCATGCCACGTATGTGTGTCCATCTGCACTGACTGTCTCTCTTGCTATCTGCCGCTGGGAGCATTCAGTCGATCGTTCTAAGCTTGGCGTGCTTCTTCTTCCCTTCACGTTTCCATGTCTAATTTTAAAGTGGGCATGTCCTACTTTTACAGTTAATCTATTCTGAATTCATTTAGAAAATAAAGCGTTAAAGCTGCCCCGTACTGAACTGCAGGCAGAGCTACATTCAGTGGTTAATTTCGGCAGTATTCAGGATCTGGAGGATGCCTCTTGCTGACATTCCTTTGTACACTTCCAGCAATAAAATCCAAGCTAGCAGGGTAaattgcagggggaggaggagccagaaacCAAACTGTGCTACCCCCTGCATTTTATCAAACCTGACTTGTCATTAATAGCTAACTTTCTtctgtctcctctccctgctTCCATAAACTACtgtccctcagccccccaccatCCAGCAGAGTGGGGCTTATTTCCGTTCTGAACCGTCCACAGTTTTTAGGTCACACAACAAACGTGGCTGAGTGCAATGGGTTTCCCACCCTGATGCACACTCCGGCCCAGATTTTCCAAGAGCCAGTGCCCAACCCCTACCATGAAGCGGGAAGGGACCagtttttccaaagagctcagaacTCAGGAGCTCTCAATGGGACTCTGGACACTTCACTTACGAGATTATCATTTTGGACCATCTGTCCCACTGTGGTCCAGATTCTGCCCCCATTTACACTCACCTGACCCTGGAATGCGTTTTCCCCATTTTTCTGTGCCTGAAAACTCTTCCTCACGTGAGCATTGCCACTGACTGCAGGGAGGGGACCGGGTGGGTAAGGACTACTTGTGTCAGCACAAGTATGCCTCCGATTTCACTCCGACCCTAACCTCAGGTTCTTATGCTGACGCCCTAACTGGCAGCCCCTACAGCTGTGTGTGGGGTGCTGTCCCTCACTGCCTTGCTCCCAACACTGGGCTCGCCACCCCACACCCTCCCAGACTGACCCCAGCCCAGGTGAgccaggaggagggagggcacaGACAGGGGTTGGACCCCTGCAGGACGACAGGGCTCCACTTGAGGGGGACCAAACAATTCCACCCCCAGGGAGAGTAGGGGCCTCAGGGTCGGTGCTCTGCATGCAGAGCGGGGGAGGTCGGGGTGTCACggatagaagggggaagggtgggtgctctgcatggggaggagggaagatcgGGGTGTCAGGActagaagggggaagggtgggTGCCCTGCATGGGGAGCGGGGGAAGGTCGGGGTGTCAGGGATGGAAGCCGGCAGGGTGGGTGCTCTGCATGGGGAGCGGGGGAAGGTCGGGGTGTCAGGGATacaagggggcagggtgggtgctcTCCATGAGGAGCAGGGGGAGATCAGGGGTCAGGACtagaagggggcagggtgggtgctcTGCATGGACAGCGGGGGAGATTGGGGTATCAGGGCTAGAAGGGGCAGGGTGAGGTCGGGGTGTCAGGGCTAGAAGGGGGCAGAGTGCTCTGCATGGGGAGCGGGGGAAGGTCAGGGTGTCAGGgctggaagggggcagggtgggtgctctgcatggggagagggggaaggtcgGGGTGTCAGGgatggaagggggcagggtgggtgctcTGCATGGGGAGCGGGGGAAGGTCGGGGTGTCAGGGATacaagggggcagggtgggtgctcTGCATGGGGAGCGGGGGAAGGTCAGGGTGTCAGGgctggaagggggcagggtgggtgctcTGCATGGGGAGCGGGGGAAGGTCAGGGTGTCAGGgctggaagggggcagggtgggtgctctgcatggggagtgggggaaggtcgGGGTGTCAGGgatggaagggggcagggtgggtgccctgcatggggagcaggggagattGGGGTATCAGGGCTagaaggggcagggtgggtgccCTGCATGGGGAGCGATGGGACCAGCCGGATCCAGGCTGGGAAGAGGGGTCCTGGCCATTCGTGTCTCTCCCTCCAGATGCTGCTGCTCTCAAGTCTCAGCCCGTTCACGGCAGTTCCTATTTTCTCCCTGGCCCAATCCCAGGCACTGCAGTGGCCACTCCAGCTCCTCTGCGTCCCACTCCCACCTCCACCCACAACAGCcactcagccctgcccagcctgagTCACAGGCCTGGCCCTGGCAGCGCCCGCTCTGGGGGCAGAGGCACAGTGTGTGACGTGCGGTAAATGGAGCACTTTACTGGGAACACCCGTGAGAGGGTGGCCAAAACACCTCCCGGCCACCTGTGCCTTTGCAGAAGCAAGTGAGGTAGCCCCTAAACATTGCAAAGCCAGCCAAGACCCCCCCTAATTTGAGCACTGAGCTTTCTCTGttgcccctgctcctgagcaCATCCTACAAACCCCTGCGTCCCTCCCGTCCAGTCTGTTGTACTTACAGCACCTGTGCAAAGTAAAACTCACTCGCTGGGTGTGTCCAGACATGCCACGGGATCGCAGTCTCTGCTGCAGAGCTCACAGACTAGGTTTATGTCTGTTGTATCTTGTCAGAGAGGGGGAACGAGAACTTTCTGTGCCACCAGCAGCAACCACCCAGCCATTGCCGGAGCCCTGTGTGCATGACAGCACAGGGAACCCCTGAGAACCATGAGATAGTAGCTGGGGAGACTGTGTGAAGGGACATGGAGAAGGAGCCCAAAAGATGGTACAGAGCGGCCTGGATACCAAAGCGAATGCTCCAGagacagaatgggatggattctggGTTAGTCTAAAACCCGCTTTGCTCTGCTCCTTTGTTGTGAGAGCGAAataactgccccccacccccctccagcaGCCATTCCTCCATGCTGTGCGGTCATTGCCTACTCAGCCTCCCTTCCATCGCTCTGCCCGACCCTGCCTCATCTCAGACACTGTCTCTTCCGCAGCCTCGCTCTTTGTGCCTTCTTCCACGGCTGGCCTTGCAGCTGAGAATCTCCCTCTGTGCAAGCCAGCTGTACTCCCCTCTCCATCGTCCGCCCCTACTCTCTAGGGCCTGCTGGAAGTGCCTAGGGACATAAcagctggaactaggggtgcagggggtgctgatggtttccatcatacgcagggtttacagtttggttcgatggctctcagcacccccactatacacattgttccagctcCCCCGTCTAGGGAGGTGCCAAGTCACCTATTGTATTTACCCAGCACTACATCACATGCAATAGCACCAGAGGATGCGCCAGGATGAGGAGCTGCTACGCGAGCCTCAGCCCATCACTCCTCCACCCCACCAAATCTCCATCACACCACTACTGCCTCTCCTGAGAGTCCCTGTCCCCCGAACCCCCAGTACCTGATGCCCAGAGGCGCTGCCCAGCACGGGGACtcaaggggagagggctggatGTGGGGCACCCCACCATTAATCTCTTTCCACACTGAAGTTAAAGTCTGCGTGCATGGGAGCAAGGGATGGAAAACACGGGGTTCCTGAAGTCGACACAGAACAGGACACCAGGCTTTGGAACTCCACCAGGGACACAACCCTGGAGACTGGTCTGCCGGGGACTGCTACGCGATGAGCACAGGCCTGCTGCGGACTTGCCACTGCACTTCATACATTGAGGGCTGTCTGGCGATGCCCAGAGCACAGCTGTCCCAgcagctctcacacacacagagcagatgtGCATGGTGCTGTCCATGCAGAGAAAGGCTCAGCTCAGAAATGGTGTGGCAAGTCTTTTTCAGACTTGTTTCTTTGGTGGATTAATGTCAAAAGACCTTTCAAGAGTGAGTTTCAGAGGGGCGCACTTGGCCCTGGGAGGGCTAGCCTGGAAGAAAGAGCAAAGAGAAGAGCAAGGATACCCCCTTTTCACAGCTCAGCCAGGAGAAGGGAGGATACAAAGGGGGCAGGTATCCAAGAAGTTTGCGGGGAGCAATGAAGCAGGAGGAAATGAGAGCAGACGCAGGGCTAGGTGGAGTTGTGCAGAATAGGGACCACGAGTTTGCATGGAAGCAGGAAGGAAACTAAGGGAGGGATCTGGAGGGAGGCGGAGGATTGACATGACCAGAGCAGTGGGACGTCAGCAATGTAGGTGGAAAGCAGGCGCAGTAACAGGAGTGGGAGATGACGAGGGCACGAAGGCTCTTATAGCCAGGCTGGAAAGGATGGGTTTTAGGAGAGATTCCTGAGTGAGGGCTGGCAACCGAGATAcagggagaggagaggtgggTGACCGAGGAAGTGCTGAATGCTGGAGAAGGGCAAGGGGAACAAAG from Mauremys mutica isolate MM-2020 ecotype Southern chromosome 3, ASM2049712v1, whole genome shotgun sequence harbors:
- the PPP2R5D gene encoding serine/threonine-protein phosphatase 2A 56 kDa regulatory subunit delta isoform isoform X3 → MPYKLKKEKEPPKSAKSTTKPSSGSSGGGKDGGAENSEEVQQQQQPPPPTSNKRPSNSTPPPTQLNKIKYSGGPQIVKKERRHSSSRFNLSKNRELQKLPALKDAPAHEREELFIQKLRQCCVLFDFISDPLSDLKFKEVKRAGLNEMVEYITHNRDVVTEAIYPEAVIMFSVNLFRTLPPSSNPTGAEFDPEEDEPTLEAAWPHLQLVYEFFLRFLESPDFQPNIAKKYIDQKFILSLLDLFDSEDPRERDFLKTILHRIYGKFLGLRAYVRRQINNIFYRFIYETEHHNGIAELLEILGSIINGFALPLKEEHKMFLIRVLLPLHKVKSLSVYHPQLAYCVVQFLEKDSSLTEPVIVGLLKFWPKTHSPKEVMFLNELEEILDVIEPSEFVKVMEPLFRQLAKCVSSPHFQVAERALYYWNNEYIMSLISDNAAKILPIMFPALYKNSKSHWNKTIHGLIYNALKLFMEMNQKLFDDCTQQYKAEKQKTLPHSVRLRRGEIEKDEDCLG